The DNA region AAGTTCAATGTCTCTTGGGTGGTGGCCAGCCCTGACGACCCTGATGCCGATGAGAATTCGACCAAGCCAGTCATTGGCATCAATGGTAAATGGCCTTTGCCTGTGATGGAAGCCACAGTTGGGGACCGCGTCATTGTCCATCTTCTCAACCTGCTGGAGACTGAGCCTACGTCTCTTCACTTTCACGGTCTCTATCTACGGAATGAGACACACATGGACGGCCCGGTTCATGTATCTCAGTGCACGATCCCACCTGGCTCAAGCTTCACATACAACTTCACTGTTAACGAGCCCGGCATTTACTGGTATCACTCACATGTCCATGGGCAGTATCCAGATGGCTTGCGAGGGCCCCTTATCATTCACGACCCGGATGACCCTTTTGCGGACAAGTACAGCGAGACTCGGCTTCTCACCGTCTCAGACTGGTACCTAGACAAGATGCCAGACCTTATCGCCCGGTTCATGAGCAAAGCCAACCCAACAGGAGCAGAGCCCGTACCGGATTTGGGTTTATTCAACGACGAGATCGATGCAAGCATCATGGTCAGTCCTAAGACGACATATCGTTTTGATGTGATCAACATGGGCGCTTTTGCCAGTGTCTACCTCTGGTTTGAGGGGCACAacatgatcatcatcatgattgATGGTATTTATACCCACCCGGTGGAAGCAAACATGATATACATAACTCCTGGTCAACGTTACAgcttcctcatcaccaccaaggcaGACGGCTCGGCAAACTTTCCATTCGTTGGTAGCATGGATCTGGTAAGTTTCCCGTTTCCATTCATGTCCTTTCTTAGCTGACCAGTCAGAATCTATTTGACAGTCCACCAAAGTCTTTCAACCCCAATATAACCGGGTGGCTGATCTATGACGAGGACAGCAACTGGCCAGATGCGGCCAAGCTGGACGGTTCTTTCAATCCTGTTGATGACTTTGATTTGACACCGTTAGATGATCAGCCTCTCTTTGGTGAACCAAATCAAGTTGTGCAGTTAGATGTGATGATGGACAATCTTGGTGACGGAGCCAACTAGTAGGTGCTATGCGTTTCTAACACTTCCAGTTTCATATTCTGACCATTGTCCAGTGCATTCTTCAACAA from Podospora pseudopauciseta strain CBS 411.78 chromosome 6, whole genome shotgun sequence includes:
- the FET3 gene encoding Canonical ferroxidase FET3-like protein (CAZy:AA1; COG:Q; EggNog:ENOG503NVG2), yielding MNRGIPGSPNSLLWIFLLLFGFCLSGHAQQPDTAHDIDSGVDDSALWHTYSDKTHVYKFNVSWVVASPDDPDADENSTKPVIGINGKWPLPVMEATVGDRVIVHLLNLLETEPTSLHFHGLYLRNETHMDGPVHVSQCTIPPGSSFTYNFTVNEPGIYWYHSHVHGQYPDGLRGPLIIHDPDDPFADKYSETRLLTVSDWYLDKMPDLIARFMSKANPTGAEPVPDLGLFNDEIDASIMVSPKTTYRFDVINMGAFASVYLWFEGHNMIIIMIDGIYTHPVEANMIYITPGQRYSFLITTKADGSANFPFVGSMDLNLFDSPPKSFNPNITGWLIYDEDSNWPDAAKLDGSFNPVDDFDLTPLDDQPLFGEPNQVVQLDVMMDNLGDGANYAFFNNITYVPPKVPTLYTVMSSQDLATNPVVYGTYTHSTVLQKDDIVEIVLNNLDPGIHPFHLHGHDFQVVWRSEDDAGTFQDSGITLSDFAHVPMRRDTVFVYPNGNLVLRFKADNPGVWLFHCHIEWHVQSGLLATFVEAPLEIQQSLTIPPDHLDVCKKMGVPTGGNAAGNSEDFLNLDGENAPPNRLPDGFTGPGIAALVFSCLTGILGVMTIAWYGFAEGVSGGEDKKVRIEGQQDGAGDVKLRDMPSGSTLVNDRRVHKLRRNETRAKLRGDGLRV